Proteins encoded in a region of the Triplophysa dalaica isolate WHDGS20190420 chromosome 10, ASM1584641v1, whole genome shotgun sequence genome:
- the LOC130429829 gene encoding natural killer cell receptor 2B4-like isoform X1 — translation MHLSLLVFCLCLFNGVFGEHSGDNPEMENNTENNYPEHNTEMKYAKNITEIKTELSKVYIRNYLDIDLNNESIHNGQNIKEIRVTDGENVTLGSASRMRGNDQIKWTFTPQNFNTGTGRNYSVEEFGDRLHVDPQTGSLTLRNIRTTDSGLYHQNSSTETAVRTRMFSVAVHEHLPTPTITGSRNCSSSSERSKCVLLCSVVNLTDVTDVSLSWYNGSHLYSSISVSDLNISLSPLLEVQYHDTNTYRCVVSGPVSNQTRHLNITQHCQPCSSPKQLHPLLALLAGVLGILLGMCYCCCKGNGSRTILIFR, via the exons ATGCATCTCTCGCTTCTTGTTTTCTGCCTGTGTCTCTTCAATG GAGTGTTTGGTGAACATTCAGGAGACAATCCAGAGATggaaaataatacagaaaataacTACCCTGAACATaatacagaaatgaaatatgctaaaaatattacagaaattAAGACCGAACTTTCTAAAGTTTATATAAGAAATTATTTAGATATTGATCTGAATAATGAAAGTATACATAATGGACAGAACATAAAAGAGATAAGAGTGACGGATGGAGAAAATGTTACACTAGGTTCTGCTTCCAGAATGAGAGGAAATGATCAGATAAAATGGACGTTCACACCTCAAAACTTCAACACTGGTACTGGAAGAAATTATAGTGTTGAAGAGTTTGGAGACAGACTGCACGTGGACcctcagactggatctctcaccctCAGAAACATCAGAAccacagactctggactttatcatCAGAACTCAAGCACAGAAACGGCCGTGAGGACACGAATGTTTAGTGTCGCTGTTCATG AACACCTGCCCACGCCTACAATAACAGGCTCCAGAAactgttcttcatcatcagaaagatcaaaatgtgtgttgttgtgttcagtggtGAATTTGACGGATGTGACagatgtgagtctctcctggtataATGGAAGCCATTTATactccagcatcagtgtgtctgatctcaacatcagtcTCTCTCCACTACTGGAGGTCCAATATcacgatacaaacacatacagatgtgtggtgtCCGGTCCAGTCAGCAACCAGACTCGACATCTCAACATCACTCAACACTGTCAGCCCTGTTCAA GCCCTAAACAACTTCACCCTCTTTTAGCATTGTTAGCAGGGGTTCTGGGCATTTTACTGGGGATGTGCTATTGTTGTTGTAAAGGAAATGGAAGTA GAACCATTCTGATCTTCCGGTGA
- the LOC130429829 gene encoding uncharacterized protein LOC130429829 isoform X3: MHLSLLVFCLCLFNGVFGEHSGDNPEMENNTENNYPEHNTEMKYAKNITEIKTELSKVYIRNYLDIDLNNESIHNGQNIKEIRVTDGENVTLGSASRMRGNDQIKWTFTPQNFNTGTGRNYSVEEFGDRLHVDPQTGSLTLRNIRTTDSGLYHQNSSTETAVRTRMFSVAVHVVNLTDVTDVSLSWYNGSHLYSSISVSDLNISLSPLLEVQYHDTNTYRCVVSGPVSNQTRHLNITQHCQPCSSPKQLHPLLALLAGVLGILLGMCYCCCKGNGSRTILIFR; this comes from the exons ATGCATCTCTCGCTTCTTGTTTTCTGCCTGTGTCTCTTCAATG GAGTGTTTGGTGAACATTCAGGAGACAATCCAGAGATggaaaataatacagaaaataacTACCCTGAACATaatacagaaatgaaatatgctaaaaatattacagaaattAAGACCGAACTTTCTAAAGTTTATATAAGAAATTATTTAGATATTGATCTGAATAATGAAAGTATACATAATGGACAGAACATAAAAGAGATAAGAGTGACGGATGGAGAAAATGTTACACTAGGTTCTGCTTCCAGAATGAGAGGAAATGATCAGATAAAATGGACGTTCACACCTCAAAACTTCAACACTGGTACTGGAAGAAATTATAGTGTTGAAGAGTTTGGAGACAGACTGCACGTGGACcctcagactggatctctcaccctCAGAAACATCAGAAccacagactctggactttatcatCAGAACTCAAGCACAGAAACGGCCGTGAGGACACGAATGTTTAGTGTCGCTGTTCATG tggtGAATTTGACGGATGTGACagatgtgagtctctcctggtataATGGAAGCCATTTATactccagcatcagtgtgtctgatctcaacatcagtcTCTCTCCACTACTGGAGGTCCAATATcacgatacaaacacatacagatgtgtggtgtCCGGTCCAGTCAGCAACCAGACTCGACATCTCAACATCACTCAACACTGTCAGCCCTGTTCAA GCCCTAAACAACTTCACCCTCTTTTAGCATTGTTAGCAGGGGTTCTGGGCATTTTACTGGGGATGTGCTATTGTTGTTGTAAAGGAAATGGAAGTA GAACCATTCTGATCTTCCGGTGA
- the LOC130429829 gene encoding natural killer cell receptor 2B4-like isoform X2, with the protein MVNGVFGEHSGDNPEMENNTENNYPEHNTEMKYAKNITEIKTELSKVYIRNYLDIDLNNESIHNGQNIKEIRVTDGENVTLGSASRMRGNDQIKWTFTPQNFNTGTGRNYSVEEFGDRLHVDPQTGSLTLRNIRTTDSGLYHQNSSTETAVRTRMFSVAVHEHLPTPTITGSRNCSSSSERSKCVLLCSVVNLTDVTDVSLSWYNGSHLYSSISVSDLNISLSPLLEVQYHDTNTYRCVVSGPVSNQTRHLNITQHCQPCSSPKQLHPLLALLAGVLGILLGMCYCCCKGNGSRTILIFR; encoded by the exons ATGGTAAATG GAGTGTTTGGTGAACATTCAGGAGACAATCCAGAGATggaaaataatacagaaaataacTACCCTGAACATaatacagaaatgaaatatgctaaaaatattacagaaattAAGACCGAACTTTCTAAAGTTTATATAAGAAATTATTTAGATATTGATCTGAATAATGAAAGTATACATAATGGACAGAACATAAAAGAGATAAGAGTGACGGATGGAGAAAATGTTACACTAGGTTCTGCTTCCAGAATGAGAGGAAATGATCAGATAAAATGGACGTTCACACCTCAAAACTTCAACACTGGTACTGGAAGAAATTATAGTGTTGAAGAGTTTGGAGACAGACTGCACGTGGACcctcagactggatctctcaccctCAGAAACATCAGAAccacagactctggactttatcatCAGAACTCAAGCACAGAAACGGCCGTGAGGACACGAATGTTTAGTGTCGCTGTTCATG AACACCTGCCCACGCCTACAATAACAGGCTCCAGAAactgttcttcatcatcagaaagatcaaaatgtgtgttgttgtgttcagtggtGAATTTGACGGATGTGACagatgtgagtctctcctggtataATGGAAGCCATTTATactccagcatcagtgtgtctgatctcaacatcagtcTCTCTCCACTACTGGAGGTCCAATATcacgatacaaacacatacagatgtgtggtgtCCGGTCCAGTCAGCAACCAGACTCGACATCTCAACATCACTCAACACTGTCAGCCCTGTTCAA GCCCTAAACAACTTCACCCTCTTTTAGCATTGTTAGCAGGGGTTCTGGGCATTTTACTGGGGATGTGCTATTGTTGTTGTAAAGGAAATGGAAGTA GAACCATTCTGATCTTCCGGTGA
- the LOC130429828 gene encoding V-set and immunoglobulin domain-containing protein 1-like isoform X1 produces the protein MLRNMTPYRVTSFGIFLLVLNGVFGVDADEVKSVSVTEGDNVTLHTNLTHIQRHDQILWQFGPQETRIAEIHTQRVNMYNSNETFGDRLKLDSQTGSLTITNITITDSGLYKLQIISNTGTSYKRFNTTVYSHLPVPIITRISNTSNCSSSSERSSVSKCVLLCSVMNVSHVSLSWYKGNGLLSSINVSDLNIRLSLPLEVEYQDTNTYRCVINNTITNQTQHLNITQLCGSCPDSSRTHIILVGIISAVLLVAIVVIYILCKKRKTDQLEGNTLEVPEHAVETSEEEMNYADTRFYKQTPQKKRIVESDTIYSLAMS, from the exons ATGTTGAGGAATATGACTCCTTACAGAGTAACTTCTTTTGGCATCTTCTTGTTGGTCTTAAACG gtgtgtttggtgttgatgcagatgaagtgaagtcagtgtcagtgacgGAGGGAGATAATGTCACTCTACACACTAATCTTACTCACATCCAGAGACATGATCAGATACTGTGGCAGTTTGGACCTCAAGAGACTCGTATAGCGGAGATCCATACACAAAGGGTTAATATGTATAACAGTAATGAGACATTTGGAGACAGACTGAAGTTGGacagtcagactggatctctcaccatcacaaacatcacaatcacagactctggactttataaactacagaTCATCAGTAACACAGGAACATCATACAAGAGATTCAATACTACCGTCTATT CTCATCTGCCTGTTCCTATCATCACTCGAATAAGCAACACTTCAAactgttcttcatcatcagaaagatcttcagtgtcaaaatgtgtgttgttgtgttcagtgatgaatgtgtcacatgtgagtctctcctggtacaaaggaaacggtttattgtccagcatcaatgtgtctgatctcaacatcagactctctctacctctggaggtggaatatcaggatacaaacacatacagatgtgtcatcaacaaCACCATCACAAACCAAACTCAACATCTCAATATCACTCAACTCTGTGGGTCATGTCCAG attCTTCCCGCACACATATAATTCTTGTAGGAATTATATCTGCAGTATTGCTTGTTGCAATAGTTGTTATCTACATTCTCTGCAAGAAACGCAAAACAGACCAGTTAGAAG GTAATACATTAGAAGTACCTGAACATGCAGTGGAAACATCAGAAGAGGAGATGAATTACGCTGATACAAGGTTTTATAAACAAACTCCACAAAAAAAG agaATCGTTGAATCAGACACCATTTACTCCCTAGCGATGTCATGA
- the LOC130429828 gene encoding uncharacterized protein LOC130429828 isoform X2: MLRNMTPYRVTSFGIFLLVLNGVFGVDADEVKSVSVTEGDNVTLHTNLTHIQRHDQILWQFGPQETRIAEIHTQRVNMYNSNETFGDRLKLDSQTGSLTITNITITDSGLYKLQIISNTGTSYKRFNTTVYSHLPVPIITRISNTSNCSSSSERSSVSKCVLLCSVMNVSHVSLSWYKGNGLLSSINVSDLNIRLSLPLEVEYQDTNTYRCVINNTITNQTQHLNITQLCGSCPGNTLEVPEHAVETSEEEMNYADTRFYKQTPQKKRIVESDTIYSLAMS, translated from the exons ATGTTGAGGAATATGACTCCTTACAGAGTAACTTCTTTTGGCATCTTCTTGTTGGTCTTAAACG gtgtgtttggtgttgatgcagatgaagtgaagtcagtgtcagtgacgGAGGGAGATAATGTCACTCTACACACTAATCTTACTCACATCCAGAGACATGATCAGATACTGTGGCAGTTTGGACCTCAAGAGACTCGTATAGCGGAGATCCATACACAAAGGGTTAATATGTATAACAGTAATGAGACATTTGGAGACAGACTGAAGTTGGacagtcagactggatctctcaccatcacaaacatcacaatcacagactctggactttataaactacagaTCATCAGTAACACAGGAACATCATACAAGAGATTCAATACTACCGTCTATT CTCATCTGCCTGTTCCTATCATCACTCGAATAAGCAACACTTCAAactgttcttcatcatcagaaagatcttcagtgtcaaaatgtgtgttgttgtgttcagtgatgaatgtgtcacatgtgagtctctcctggtacaaaggaaacggtttattgtccagcatcaatgtgtctgatctcaacatcagactctctctacctctggaggtggaatatcaggatacaaacacatacagatgtgtcatcaacaaCACCATCACAAACCAAACTCAACATCTCAATATCACTCAACTCTGTGGGTCATGTCCAG GTAATACATTAGAAGTACCTGAACATGCAGTGGAAACATCAGAAGAGGAGATGAATTACGCTGATACAAGGTTTTATAAACAAACTCCACAAAAAAAG agaATCGTTGAATCAGACACCATTTACTCCCTAGCGATGTCATGA